A part of Myxococcales bacterium genomic DNA contains:
- the menA gene encoding 1,4-dihydroxy-2-naphthoate octaprenyltransferase: MMKIKKNSFAAWVKAARPQTLGAISCPIFLGSFLALSQGKFSLFWFFVTWLCALLLQILANIVNDYGDFMRGGDTKQRIGPPRALQMGWLSVRAMKIGIAIAILAIGSLGIMLTIRGGQMVFWLGLFSVVTSIWYTAGPKPLAYLGFSEIAVLIFFGPVPLIGSYYIQTLSWPSEGTVLSIAPALLSTALIMTNNLRDISEDRKHHKKTLAVRFGVRSSRFAIVTLVLLAGCTPLLLMMMHDFRWPVLLSLLALYFPVRLFPMVLKQPIGAQFNQMLAGIAKSLYVYGAVLSLGLIYGSP; this comes from the coding sequence GTGATGAAGATCAAAAAAAATTCCTTTGCAGCTTGGGTCAAAGCTGCACGGCCACAAACTTTGGGTGCCATATCATGCCCAATTTTTTTAGGCTCTTTTTTGGCCCTTTCTCAAGGGAAATTTTCCTTGTTTTGGTTTTTTGTAACGTGGTTATGCGCCCTGCTCTTGCAAATTCTTGCCAATATTGTCAATGATTATGGCGACTTTATGAGAGGAGGTGACACTAAACAACGTATAGGACCACCTCGTGCTTTGCAGATGGGCTGGCTTTCTGTTCGTGCAATGAAAATAGGCATTGCTATCGCCATACTTGCTATTGGTTCTTTGGGTATCATGCTCACCATTCGCGGTGGGCAGATGGTATTTTGGCTTGGGCTTTTTTCTGTTGTGACGAGTATTTGGTATACGGCTGGGCCAAAGCCTCTCGCTTATTTGGGTTTTTCAGAAATTGCGGTGCTCATATTTTTTGGACCAGTACCTCTCATAGGCTCATATTACATACAGACACTTTCGTGGCCAAGCGAGGGGACAGTTTTGAGTATTGCCCCAGCTTTGCTTTCTACGGCATTAATAATGACTAATAATTTGCGCGATATAAGCGAGGATCGCAAACATCATAAAAAAACGCTTGCAGTACGTTTTGGAGTTAGAAGTTCTCGTTTTGCCATCGTAACATTGGTGCTCTTGGCTGGGTGTACGCCATTATTATTGATGATGATGCATGATTTTCGTTGGCCGGTACTTCTATCCTTGCTTGCGCTTTATTTCCCTGTGCGTTTGTTTCCTATGGTGTTGAAGCAGCCTATAGGTGCTCAGTTTAACCAGATGTTAGCAGGGATAGCTAAGTCTCTTTATGTGTATGGGGCAGTGCTCAGTTTAGGT
- a CDS encoding FAD-dependent monooxygenase, with amino-acid sequence MVSTNKIDPVLIVGAGPSGLMAALILSRLNIPIRIIEKNLSKSIYSRAIGVQIRTLEIFSSLGILQDLMKKGIVIDNFQINTENAVPIDLDPKLYFSQFKRPAIVDQAYTEEVLEHALNSKKISVERGVELIDFKNTQENIEAVLKQQSGDLSTFNFSYLIGADGAHSSTRKKMSNSFLGKTYEDAFILADVELNTKLSERLFRIYFKEKKFLALIPMFGKNHFRLISVRPNERSKKAAEPDQAEFQSLLDQLVPFSAKIKNVGWVSRFFVQCRSASHYQEGRVFLVGDSAHIHSPAGGQGMNTGLQDALNLCYKVALVLRGNAHPSLLSTYHQERKPVGDFLIKYTDRMFRFMVHGSIFARLFRKLVLPKILSFKSYQSRLLRIISQTAIRYAHGCMCQEKHPLVLPGVSIGARVPNWVLIGSDVQKTDIHSIVQGEFFSLLLFFPPSVDKPNCESIMRKAEYLCHSYQVKIIPVFASDYDAEKIISNKEYYLLSEHNFFKAQEDIFFMMIRPDHHLFCIGGIDELEHLKDNLARFLIRKKV; translated from the coding sequence ATGGTGAGTACGAATAAAATTGATCCAGTCCTGATTGTGGGAGCTGGACCCAGCGGTTTAATGGCGGCATTGATACTTTCTCGCTTGAATATTCCTATTAGAATTATTGAGAAAAATTTATCAAAAAGCATTTATTCACGAGCTATTGGGGTTCAGATTCGAACTTTGGAAATTTTTTCTTCATTGGGGATTTTGCAAGATCTCATGAAGAAAGGAATTGTGATCGATAATTTTCAAATCAACACTGAAAATGCTGTGCCCATCGATTTGGATCCCAAACTTTATTTTTCTCAATTCAAGCGGCCGGCTATTGTTGATCAAGCTTACACTGAAGAAGTTTTAGAGCACGCTCTTAACAGCAAAAAAATTAGTGTTGAACGAGGTGTTGAACTCATTGACTTTAAGAATACCCAAGAAAACATTGAGGCTGTGCTTAAACAACAAAGTGGAGATTTATCCACGTTCAATTTCAGTTATTTGATTGGAGCAGATGGTGCACATAGTAGTACGCGCAAAAAAATGTCCAATAGTTTTTTGGGTAAAACCTATGAGGATGCATTTATCTTAGCTGACGTAGAACTAAACACTAAACTTTCTGAACGATTATTTAGAATTTATTTTAAGGAAAAAAAGTTTTTAGCCCTCATTCCAATGTTTGGCAAAAATCATTTTCGCCTAATCTCAGTACGCCCAAACGAACGCTCAAAAAAAGCAGCTGAGCCAGATCAAGCAGAGTTTCAAAGTCTGCTCGATCAGCTGGTTCCTTTTTCAGCCAAAATAAAAAATGTTGGTTGGGTTTCGAGATTTTTTGTTCAATGTCGAAGTGCTTCACATTATCAAGAAGGAAGAGTTTTTTTGGTAGGAGATTCAGCGCATATTCACAGCCCAGCAGGTGGGCAAGGTATGAATACCGGCTTACAAGATGCGCTCAATCTTTGCTACAAAGTGGCTTTGGTACTACGCGGTAATGCTCATCCATCTTTGCTGTCGACCTATCATCAAGAACGCAAACCAGTGGGCGATTTCTTGATTAAATACACCGATCGCATGTTTCGTTTCATGGTGCATGGATCGATTTTTGCACGTTTATTTCGCAAACTTGTTCTTCCAAAAATATTGAGTTTTAAATCTTATCAGTCTCGTCTTTTACGCATTATTTCACAAACAGCTATTCGCTATGCTCATGGCTGTATGTGCCAAGAAAAACATCCACTGGTTTTGCCTGGAGTGAGTATTGGTGCTCGAGTTCCCAACTGGGTTTTGATTGGCAGTGACGTACAAAAAACCGATATTCATAGCATTGTCCAAGGAGAATTTTTTAGTCTATTACTTTTTTTTCCTCCGAGCGTTGATAAGCCGAATTGTGAATCGATAATGAGAAAGGCTGAATACTTATGCCACTCTTATCAGGTAAAAATAATTCCAGTGTTTGCTAGTGATTACGATGCTGAAAAAATTATAAGCAATAAAGAGTATTACCTTTTGTCTGAGCATAATTTTTTCAAGGCTCAAGAGGATATATTTTTTATGATGATCCGTCCAGATCATCATTTGTTTTGTATCGGTGGTATTGATGAGCTGGAACACCTTAAAGATAATCTTGCTCGCTTTTTGATACGGAAAAAAGTGTGA
- the menB gene encoding 1,4-dihydroxy-2-naphthoyl-CoA synthase has protein sequence MNSMKWRISESFQDIIYEKTKGIAKITINRPEVRNAFRPLTVEEMKKAFADVREDASIGVVILCGAGDLAFCSGGDQRVRKEAGYADDSGVNRLNVLDLQRQIRTLPKPVIAMVAGFAVGGGHVLHMVCDLTIAADNAIFGQTGPKVGSFDGGYGASYMARIVGQKKAREIWFLCRQYNAKQALDMGLVNAVVPLAELENETIKWAHEILNHSPIALRCLKAALNADCDGQAGLQELAGNATMLFYMTEEGQEGKNAFLEKRKPNFNKFPRQP, from the coding sequence ATGAACAGTATGAAATGGCGCATATCTGAGTCTTTTCAAGATATTATTTATGAAAAAACTAAGGGGATCGCAAAGATTACTATCAATCGCCCTGAAGTTCGGAATGCGTTTCGCCCCCTCACCGTAGAAGAAATGAAAAAAGCTTTTGCTGATGTTAGAGAAGATGCCTCTATTGGTGTGGTTATTCTTTGCGGAGCAGGCGATTTAGCTTTTTGTTCTGGTGGTGATCAGCGTGTTCGTAAAGAAGCTGGCTATGCTGATGATAGTGGAGTTAATCGTCTCAATGTCTTAGATCTACAGCGTCAGATTCGTACTTTGCCAAAACCGGTTATTGCCATGGTTGCGGGTTTTGCTGTAGGCGGAGGCCATGTGCTTCACATGGTATGCGATTTAACCATTGCAGCTGATAATGCCATTTTTGGTCAGACAGGTCCAAAAGTTGGATCTTTTGATGGTGGTTATGGCGCAAGTTATATGGCGCGCATTGTTGGACAGAAAAAGGCACGAGAAATTTGGTTTTTGTGTCGCCAGTATAATGCTAAACAGGCGTTGGATATGGGTTTGGTTAACGCAGTTGTGCCGCTGGCAGAGTTAGAAAATGAAACTATTAAATGGGCTCACGAAATTCTCAATCATTCGCCAATTGCTCTTCGTTGTTTGAAAGCCGCGCTTAATGCTGATTGCGATGGGCAGGCAGGGCTTCAAGAGTTGGCGGGTAATGCGACCATGTTGTTTTATATGACAGAGGAAGGCCAAGAGGGAAAAAATGCTTTTTTGGAAAAGCGTAAGCCAAACTTCAATAAATTTCCCAGACAACCATAA
- the menD gene encoding 2-succinyl-5-enolpyruvyl-6-hydroxy-3-cyclohexene-1-carboxylic-acid synthase: MIERLIFNGVDHFFVAPGSRSSPLVSAIAHLDGAKIYSHIDERSLAFMALGYAQCTGMPGVMVVTSGTAVANLMPAVVEAKASLVPMIILSADRPYELRDTGANQTIDQAHLFSGHTIKSYDLAPPSTNVSIKKSQAIFDQALGYAVGVNPGPVQINIQLREPLHNISDAKTWYESSGLEHKFIQAKFYNPTASSLNSLFGAKNILFVVGEMRQALVQEKIIKLAEQLACPIFADITSNLRLKSHPLIMHHFDLALLNPQFMEELRPDVVIHFGDRVVSKRYWNFVEKSHAVRFIRLHENNITIDQTGVYEHVYVGDWEHFFNEIKIYGCTHNSFTQRLLGSHKVIAKKVVSFLAHRQNNEAFFANQLIACMSEKSNLFISSSMPIRDVDQCALPLEVDITIFANRGASGIDGVISSAVGVSIASSNPSTLLIGDVAFLHDSNGLMALKNSPHPLMIVVINNSGGGIFHFLPIASEQEVITPLLDTPHTVNIEQLCEAHQIDYFLADEKNFQSIIRKFFEEKASRVVEVKINREQNVLLHRQFYQDIVDAELKKDCCLSARLR, encoded by the coding sequence ATGATCGAACGATTGATTTTCAACGGCGTCGATCATTTTTTTGTTGCCCCAGGCTCGCGCTCTTCTCCTTTGGTCTCAGCCATAGCTCACTTAGATGGAGCAAAAATTTATAGCCATATCGACGAGCGTTCTCTCGCTTTTATGGCTTTGGGCTATGCTCAATGCACAGGCATGCCAGGAGTTATGGTGGTGACTTCGGGAACTGCAGTTGCAAATCTCATGCCTGCAGTGGTGGAAGCCAAGGCAAGTTTAGTGCCAATGATTATTTTAAGCGCCGACCGCCCTTATGAATTGCGAGATACTGGCGCCAATCAAACCATTGATCAAGCTCATTTGTTTTCAGGGCACACCATCAAAAGTTATGATCTAGCGCCACCTTCTACCAATGTGAGTATAAAAAAATCCCAGGCCATTTTTGATCAGGCCTTGGGCTATGCTGTGGGAGTAAATCCTGGTCCGGTGCAGATAAATATTCAGCTTCGCGAGCCACTGCACAATATTTCTGATGCAAAGACGTGGTACGAAAGCAGTGGTCTTGAGCATAAATTTATCCAAGCAAAGTTTTATAACCCCACTGCTTCATCGTTAAATTCTTTGTTTGGGGCAAAAAATATTTTGTTTGTTGTAGGGGAGATGCGCCAAGCTTTGGTGCAGGAAAAAATTATAAAGCTTGCCGAGCAACTTGCATGCCCTATTTTTGCCGACATAACTTCCAATCTTCGTTTAAAATCTCATCCGCTCATTATGCATCATTTTGATCTTGCGCTGCTTAACCCGCAGTTTATGGAAGAGCTCAGGCCGGATGTGGTGATTCACTTTGGAGATAGGGTAGTTTCAAAGCGTTATTGGAACTTTGTTGAAAAGAGTCATGCCGTTCGCTTTATTCGTCTTCACGAAAATAATATCACCATCGATCAAACTGGAGTGTATGAGCACGTTTATGTCGGAGATTGGGAGCATTTTTTTAATGAAATTAAAATATACGGGTGCACACATAATTCTTTTACTCAGCGCTTGCTTGGATCCCACAAAGTTATTGCCAAAAAAGTAGTTTCTTTTTTGGCACACCGTCAAAATAATGAAGCATTTTTTGCGAATCAATTGATTGCTTGCATGAGTGAAAAGAGCAACCTTTTTATTTCTTCAAGCATGCCCATCAGAGATGTAGATCAATGTGCTTTGCCACTTGAGGTAGATATAACTATTTTTGCTAATCGAGGAGCGAGCGGTATTGACGGAGTGATCAGTTCTGCGGTGGGAGTTTCTATTGCCTCTTCAAATCCAAGCACTTTATTGATAGGAGACGTGGCTTTTTTGCACGATAGCAATGGATTGATGGCGCTTAAAAATTCTCCACATCCTTTGATGATTGTTGTCATCAACAACAGTGGTGGAGGAATTTTTCATTTTTTGCCTATCGCTTCTGAACAAGAAGTGATTACACCTTTGTTGGATACGCCTCATACGGTAAATATTGAACAGCTTTGTGAAGCACACCAAATAGATTATTTCTTAGCAGATGAAAAAAATTTTCAATCGATTATTAGAAAATTTTTCGAAGAAAAAGCGTCGAGAGTGGTGGAAGTAAAGATCAACAGAGAACAAAATGTTTTGCTTCATAGACAATTTTATCAAGATATTGTTGATGCAGAGCTAAAAAAAGACTGTTGTCTTTCAGCACGACTCCGCTAA
- a CDS encoding isochorismate synthase, producing MLSVNLKSTLSLCDAARTLLQWLGQTNIDFTQNFSVGLDVAHACEQEFFCMGGIGRIYFKSRDSELEWWGLGACESIFQSHVDDESALSQVVKKKSHLNDDLIYFGGIRFDKNRSISSEWHDFRCEFFVLPMLLMKHSAEGFRLSLNYRLGGLPSKVWLDHAQTILMAIMNNKVVLESIDYSFNDYVYPSFDSYKTIIEQALSLLMSNEHYKKVVIGRCTRRTFSKSFDPLHIFLRLKEVPHAFLFMFDNGFGSTFLGATPELLYRRIGQNFETESLAGTRPRSKYEQEDELLRKELFASHKDKSEHFFVSKHIEDRMREFGISDLFTSKLEILSLPFVQHLRRRYHGRIDEKLSDDKIIEALHPTPAVCGLNAHEAKLFIRDNEGFDRGFFASPIGYIAKNSAEFAVAIRSALYKDAQLYIYAASGIVPGSQAEQEWEEIENKQKNILCVFEELA from the coding sequence GTGCTGAGTGTTAACTTAAAAAGTACACTTAGTCTTTGTGATGCTGCGCGTACCCTATTGCAGTGGTTAGGGCAGACAAACATCGATTTTACACAAAATTTTAGTGTTGGCTTAGATGTTGCTCATGCCTGTGAACAAGAATTTTTTTGTATGGGTGGAATAGGGCGTATTTATTTTAAAAGCAGAGATAGTGAGCTTGAGTGGTGGGGTTTAGGTGCCTGCGAATCTATTTTTCAATCACATGTTGATGATGAGAGCGCTTTAAGCCAAGTAGTAAAAAAAAAATCTCATCTCAATGATGACTTAATTTATTTTGGTGGAATTCGTTTCGATAAAAACCGCAGTATATCTTCTGAGTGGCATGACTTTCGCTGTGAGTTTTTTGTTTTGCCAATGCTTTTAATGAAGCATTCTGCTGAAGGATTCAGGCTTAGTCTCAATTATCGTTTGGGAGGATTACCTTCAAAAGTTTGGCTTGATCATGCTCAGACTATTCTTATGGCAATCATGAACAATAAGGTGGTCTTGGAAAGTATTGACTATAGCTTTAACGATTATGTGTATCCCTCGTTCGATAGTTACAAGACGATCATCGAACAGGCCTTGTCGCTTTTAATGTCTAATGAACACTATAAAAAAGTTGTGATAGGTCGTTGCACCAGGCGAACTTTTTCAAAATCTTTTGATCCGCTGCATATATTTTTGCGATTAAAAGAAGTTCCCCATGCTTTTCTTTTTATGTTTGACAATGGTTTTGGCAGTACTTTTTTGGGCGCAACTCCAGAGTTGCTCTATCGCCGAATTGGACAAAATTTTGAAACTGAATCCCTTGCAGGCACACGCCCTCGTTCCAAGTATGAACAAGAAGATGAGCTGTTGAGAAAAGAATTATTTGCCAGCCATAAAGACAAGTCAGAGCATTTTTTTGTATCAAAACATATTGAAGATCGCATGAGAGAGTTTGGAATATCGGATCTTTTTACGTCGAAGCTTGAAATATTAAGCTTGCCTTTTGTTCAGCATTTGCGCAGGCGTTATCACGGAAGAATAGACGAAAAACTAAGCGATGATAAAATTATCGAAGCATTGCATCCAACACCAGCGGTGTGTGGCCTTAATGCTCATGAAGCTAAGCTATTTATTCGTGACAACGAAGGCTTCGACCGAGGCTTTTTTGCCTCACCCATTGGCTATATTGCTAAAAATTCAGCAGAATTTGCTGTGGCGATTCGATCTGCCCTTTATAAAGATGCGCAGCTTTATATCTATGCTGCTTCAGGTATTGTTCCCGGTTCACAAGCAGAACAAGAATGGGAAGAGATAGAAAACAAGCAAAAAAATATCCTTTGTGTTTTTGAAGAGCTTGCTTGA
- the ubiE gene encoding bifunctional demethylmenaquinone methyltransferase/2-methoxy-6-polyprenyl-1,4-benzoquinol methylase UbiE, with the protein MSLEQEKICLMFDRIARTYDPVNRILSVGQDQRWRNLMVRQIPRQENLSVLDVATGTADVLIALCKNNPHMARGEGVDLAEKMLEIGRAKIKAFGLSDKLSLHKADAKKLPFEDNCFDAVTISFGIRNFSAIKQSLLEIARVLKPGGRLLILEFSLPKNFWVRSIYLFYFRFILPWLGGIISREKNAYRYLNETVESFPYSKAFCQILDNAGFVSVKETPLCFGIATLYEGSNPC; encoded by the coding sequence ATGTCGTTGGAGCAAGAAAAAATTTGTTTAATGTTTGATCGTATTGCTCGGACTTATGATCCGGTTAACCGAATACTGTCCGTGGGACAGGATCAGCGATGGCGCAATTTAATGGTTCGTCAGATTCCTAGGCAAGAGAATTTATCGGTTTTGGATGTGGCGACAGGCACGGCAGATGTGCTGATCGCTTTATGCAAGAATAATCCTCATATGGCTCGCGGTGAAGGTGTAGATTTAGCGGAAAAAATGCTTGAGATTGGCAGAGCTAAAATTAAAGCTTTTGGTCTCAGTGATAAACTGAGCCTTCATAAAGCTGATGCCAAAAAACTTCCTTTCGAAGATAATTGTTTCGATGCTGTAACCATTTCATTTGGCATACGAAATTTTTCTGCGATTAAACAATCTTTGCTAGAAATAGCGCGAGTTTTAAAACCTGGCGGAAGATTATTAATTCTTGAATTTTCTCTGCCCAAAAATTTTTGGGTACGCAGTATTTATTTGTTTTATTTTCGCTTTATTCTTCCTTGGCTAGGTGGGATTATTTCCCGAGAGAAAAATGCTTATCGTTATTTGAATGAAACGGTGGAATCTTTTCCTTACTCAAAAGCCTTTTGTCAGATTTTAGACAACGCAGGTTTTGTTTCGGTAAAGGAAACTCCTCTTTGTTTTGGTATTGCTACACTTTATGAAGGGAGTAATCCGTGCTGA
- a CDS encoding PD40 domain-containing protein gives MKQLFLITILCAVHALSGPTFENKSQPLDKKNNVMQAAQKIVSANDISGATRLRVEGAAFRAFNFYFPALEVAAGASLAQQKQAQEIRDIIERDFLITGNISLIKLPQEKNPTEALIKQKGAEGLSRIRLSFSKDKLNAEIRHKNLMTQKISQVNISESSKEIRRFSHLIAQSIFEEFIGPENIFLTQIVAVKRYGNESQIVLMDFDGKNEQKITTGSWKKTMPYFAPDGKKIFYTVITKQGQGIVEQEIGKKEFKFLTRNPGINIEPRVLPGDLGLLLTLSLNKADANIYRIDSNGKIIGTFTESLGFNLSPVISPDKKMVAFVSSRSGTPQIYEKAINLNDKKSEAKRMTFQGRYNQTPQYSPDGKYIAFTGRDENKVFDVFLLERSSGRISRVTENQGRNQEPFFFPSGRFLVFSSEREGRTISDLYLAMPYGDHQFRLTTDGGYLSAVVRPKE, from the coding sequence ATGAAGCAATTATTTTTGATAACTATTCTGTGTGCTGTGCATGCCCTAAGCGGTCCAACGTTTGAAAATAAATCGCAGCCCTTAGATAAAAAAAACAATGTTATGCAGGCTGCCCAAAAAATAGTTTCAGCCAATGATATCAGTGGAGCTACTCGCTTGCGAGTTGAAGGGGCCGCATTTAGAGCCTTTAATTTTTATTTTCCCGCACTAGAAGTTGCAGCAGGCGCTTCACTTGCTCAACAAAAACAAGCCCAAGAAATCCGAGACATAATCGAAAGGGATTTTCTTATTACCGGTAATATTTCTTTAATAAAACTTCCTCAGGAAAAAAATCCTACCGAGGCTTTGATAAAGCAAAAAGGAGCAGAAGGTCTCAGCCGCATTCGTTTAAGTTTTTCAAAAGATAAGTTGAATGCAGAAATTCGGCATAAAAATCTTATGACTCAAAAAATATCACAAGTAAATATTTCAGAGTCGAGCAAGGAAATACGCAGGTTTTCTCATTTAATAGCTCAGAGCATTTTTGAGGAGTTTATAGGCCCCGAAAATATTTTTTTGACACAGATAGTTGCGGTGAAACGTTATGGGAATGAATCGCAAATTGTCTTGATGGATTTTGATGGCAAAAATGAGCAAAAAATTACTACGGGAAGCTGGAAGAAAACCATGCCTTATTTCGCCCCAGATGGAAAAAAGATTTTTTATACGGTTATTACCAAGCAAGGCCAAGGAATTGTGGAACAAGAGATAGGCAAAAAGGAGTTTAAGTTTCTTACGAGAAATCCTGGTATTAATATAGAACCACGTGTTTTGCCCGGTGATCTTGGTCTTTTGCTCACTCTTTCTCTCAATAAGGCTGACGCAAATATTTATCGTATTGATTCTAATGGAAAAATAATTGGAACTTTTACAGAGTCTTTAGGGTTTAATCTTTCTCCTGTCATAAGCCCAGACAAAAAAATGGTGGCTTTTGTTTCTAGTCGTTCAGGAACTCCGCAAATCTATGAAAAAGCCATTAATTTGAATGATAAAAAGAGCGAAGCTAAGAGGATGACTTTTCAAGGCCGTTATAATCAAACACCTCAGTATAGTCCCGATGGAAAATATATTGCTTTCACGGGCCGCGATGAAAACAAAGTATTTGATGTGTTTTTATTAGAACGTTCGTCAGGGAGAATATCGCGAGTAACTGAAAATCAGGGAAGAAATCAAGAGCCTTTCTTTTTTCCTTCCGGACGTTTTTTGGTATTTTCATCGGAACGCGAGGGGCGCACTATTTCAGATCTTTACCTTGCTATGCCCTATGGTGATCATCAATTTCGCCTCACGACAGATGGGGGCTATCTTTCTGCGGTGGTACGTCCCAAAGAATAA
- a CDS encoding TonB C-terminal domain-containing protein — protein MLLKKALIVSVIIHAIGLGFLGAGVNFSWFLHKKNQAPLEAKVIFKGKARDKELLPKKKTVQPAQKVAPAKVVQKKTTAKTPVPPKKTEIAQKKIKNLAKPVVKQAERVIEHKAEYAEALKKLSASFNEDLSQLKDDVAPEDFVVDSDYFDQIYTLIKEAFIVPPHVNGPQGQKLQAIIRLYLQRDGSLFKLNLERSSGDEHFDKAVLDGAKRVNNFGEVPILLQNALSENGVVIELCPFKCVK, from the coding sequence ATGTTGTTGAAAAAAGCTTTGATAGTGAGCGTGATCATTCATGCCATCGGTCTGGGCTTTTTAGGGGCTGGAGTAAATTTTTCGTGGTTTTTGCACAAAAAAAATCAAGCACCTTTAGAAGCCAAGGTAATTTTTAAAGGTAAGGCGCGCGATAAAGAATTATTGCCCAAGAAAAAAACTGTGCAGCCAGCGCAAAAAGTAGCCCCGGCAAAAGTTGTGCAAAAAAAAACAACGGCAAAAACTCCTGTGCCCCCAAAAAAAACTGAGATAGCTCAAAAAAAAATAAAGAATTTGGCTAAGCCTGTAGTTAAGCAGGCAGAAAGAGTGATAGAGCACAAAGCTGAATATGCCGAAGCTCTAAAAAAACTCTCCGCTAGTTTTAATGAGGATCTCTCGCAGTTAAAAGATGATGTAGCTCCCGAGGATTTTGTGGTTGATAGTGATTATTTCGATCAGATATACACCCTGATCAAGGAGGCTTTTATTGTGCCCCCTCACGTCAATGGGCCTCAAGGGCAGAAACTCCAAGCCATCATCAGGCTCTATCTGCAGCGTGATGGAAGTCTTTTTAAACTTAATCTTGAACGTTCATCAGGTGATGAGCATTTTGATAAAGCGGTGCTAGATGGGGCTAAGCGAGTTAATAATTTTGGAGAGGTTCCTATTTTATTGCAGAACGCTCTTAGTGAAAACGGAGTAGTCATTGAACTTTGCCCTTTTAAATGTGTCAAATAG
- a CDS encoding biopolymer transporter ExbD, with amino-acid sequence MGLLSSDQEGDLFADINVTPMVDVVLVLLIIFMVTAPFMIETIGVNLPKGEGADAQGLTTPLTISIDKDENISIAKQMFSLEMLKEFLRDNPRVKDGEPVYVEADQNIRHKTLMEVMSTAYVAGASKINIIMEKP; translated from the coding sequence ATGGGATTACTAAGTTCAGACCAAGAAGGTGATTTATTTGCAGATATCAATGTCACTCCCATGGTGGATGTGGTTTTGGTGTTATTAATTATTTTTATGGTCACGGCACCCTTTATGATTGAAACTATCGGGGTCAACCTACCCAAAGGGGAGGGAGCAGATGCTCAGGGGCTGACGACGCCGCTGACTATCAGTATTGATAAAGATGAAAATATTTCGATTGCCAAGCAAATGTTTAGTCTTGAGATGCTCAAAGAATTTTTAAGGGATAATCCTCGAGTCAAGGATGGAGAGCCCGTCTATGTAGAGGCTGACCAAAATATCAGGCACAAGACCTTGATGGAAGTTATGTCAACAGCTTATGTGGCTGGTGCGAGCAAAATAAATATAATTATGGAAAAACCATAG
- a CDS encoding heavy-metal-associated domain-containing protein, translated as MKFPFYIAILMVIGSQALIFNGCAPYHDDHVHEKIYDKNFSASDVHKTFSVDNIPCSNCFKGIVRTLDISGIKKARIKIGSIDNLEVIYDPQKINEEEIKKAIRATGKEVK; from the coding sequence ATGAAGTTTCCATTCTACATAGCTATTTTAATGGTAATTGGAAGCCAAGCTCTAATTTTTAACGGTTGTGCTCCCTATCATGATGATCATGTTCATGAAAAGATCTACGATAAGAACTTCAGCGCGTCAGATGTGCATAAAACATTCTCTGTAGATAATATCCCTTGTTCAAATTGTTTTAAAGGAATCGTTCGGACTCTAGACATAAGTGGAATAAAAAAAGCTAGAATTAAAATCGGCAGCATCGACAACCTTGAAGTTATCTATGATCCCCAAAAAATCAACGAAGAAGAGATCAAGAAAGCCATAAGAGCCACTGGCAAAGAGGTAAAATAA